Part of the Sulfuriflexus mobilis genome is shown below.
AGTGGACTCTCCTGGTGGTGCGGGACATGCTGTTCCTGCGCAAACGCCTGTATAAGGAGCTGGCGGACTCGGCGGAAAACATACCGACCAATATCCTTGCCGACCGGCTCAAGCGCCTGGAGGCGGCGGCGATCATCGAAAAACACCCGTACCAGGACAGGCCGGTGCGTTATGCCTACACGTTGACGGAGAA
Proteins encoded:
- a CDS encoding winged helix-turn-helix transcriptional regulator; translation: MKKPQQSVPGQDCLRSLCPLSSVLDILGDKWTLLVVRDMLFLRKRLYKELADSAENIPTNILADRLKRLEAAAIIEKHPYQDRPVRYAYTLTEKGEALRPLLIELAKWGNAYIPGTIVPPEGFMEGK